The proteins below are encoded in one region of Metabacillus dongyingensis:
- a CDS encoding YybS family protein — MKRVNVLTEGAILLALFTVLTLMTLYLPLIGAFLMVFLPLPFILYTVRHGIKAAVTLMAASIFITLIVGSLFALPLTLTYALSGIVMGYFYQKRQTAGALIGGTIAFLISFVVMYAASVAFFQIDPIEEATGSMDETIDMAKSMMAAIGQEANEAAINQLEEQMKYIGYLIPSLLVSVSFIFAILSHAVTIPVLKRLKIQLVPLKPFREWKLPTSIVWYYLIVSFLFFLNLDTGSFLYIAAVNLLFVLQVLLVVQGFSFIFFYSHVKNYSKAIPVTAIILSLILPILMYLVRILGIIDLAFNLRGRVKK; from the coding sequence GTGAAACGGGTTAACGTACTGACAGAAGGTGCGATATTACTTGCGCTTTTTACTGTATTAACATTAATGACACTTTATCTGCCGCTTATTGGGGCATTTTTAATGGTCTTTTTGCCATTGCCGTTTATTCTTTATACGGTGAGACACGGGATTAAAGCTGCTGTCACTTTAATGGCCGCTTCTATCTTCATTACATTGATAGTTGGTTCTTTGTTTGCTTTGCCATTAACATTAACATATGCCCTGAGCGGAATCGTAATGGGTTACTTTTATCAGAAGAGACAAACAGCAGGCGCTTTGATTGGGGGCACAATTGCCTTTCTCATCAGCTTTGTCGTCATGTATGCTGCTTCTGTGGCATTTTTTCAAATCGATCCAATTGAAGAAGCGACAGGCAGCATGGACGAAACGATTGATATGGCAAAGTCAATGATGGCTGCAATTGGTCAGGAAGCAAATGAAGCAGCGATTAATCAATTAGAAGAGCAAATGAAGTACATAGGCTACTTAATTCCAAGTTTGCTTGTGAGTGTTTCATTTATCTTCGCCATACTGTCTCATGCTGTAACCATTCCTGTTCTTAAAAGACTGAAAATCCAGCTGGTGCCGCTAAAGCCATTCAGAGAGTGGAAGCTGCCTACAAGCATTGTCTGGTATTACTTGATTGTCAGTTTTTTATTCTTTTTAAATTTGGATACAGGCAGCTTTCTATATATTGCTGCTGTAAACTTGCTGTTTGTTCTGCAGGTGCTGTTAGTGGTACAGGGCTTCTCTTTTATTTTCTTTTACAGTCATGTGAAAAATTATTCGAAAGCCATACCTGTTACAGCAATCATTCTTTCTTTGATTCTGCCGATCCTGATGTATCTTGTGCGAATCTTAGGTATAATTGATTTAGCTTTTAATTTGCGGGGCCGCGTGAAGAAATAG
- the rpsR gene encoding 30S ribosomal protein S18, whose protein sequence is MAGGRKGGRAKRRKVCYFTAHGITNIDYKDVDLLKKFVSERGKILPRRVTGTSAKYQRKLTIAIKRSRQMALLPYVSGE, encoded by the coding sequence ATGGCAGGCGGACGCAAAGGTGGACGTGCAAAACGTCGTAAAGTGTGCTACTTCACTGCACACGGAATCACTAACATCGATTACAAAGATGTAGATTTGCTTAAAAAATTCGTTTCTGAGCGTGGTAAAATCTTACCTCGTCGTGTAACAGGAACAAGCGCTAAATACCAACGTAAATTAACGATTGCTATTAAACGCTCTCGTCAAATGGCTTTACTTCCATACGTATCTGGCGAATAA
- the ssb gene encoding single-stranded DNA-binding protein → MMNRVVLVGRLTKDPELRYTPAGAAVATFTLAVNRAFTNQQGEREADFINCVVWRRPAENVANFLKKGSLAGVDGRLQSRSYEDQTGKRVYVTEVVAESVQFLEPKSGSGNSGGGGGNNNYYGGGQGGQGGQQNPFSQNQNQNQNQNQRNQGRSNFDDDPFANDGKPIDISDDDLPF, encoded by the coding sequence ATGATGAATCGGGTTGTTTTAGTCGGCAGACTAACAAAAGATCCAGAACTGCGCTACACACCAGCTGGAGCTGCAGTTGCTACTTTTACATTAGCTGTAAACCGTGCCTTCACAAACCAGCAGGGTGAAAGAGAAGCGGACTTCATTAACTGCGTCGTATGGCGCCGTCCGGCTGAAAATGTTGCAAATTTCCTTAAAAAAGGAAGTTTGGCAGGAGTAGATGGACGTCTTCAATCTCGCAGCTATGAAGACCAGACTGGCAAACGTGTTTATGTAACTGAAGTGGTTGCTGAAAGCGTACAGTTTCTTGAACCTAAAAGCGGAAGTGGAAACAGCGGCGGCGGTGGCGGAAACAACAATTATTATGGCGGCGGCCAAGGTGGACAAGGCGGTCAGCAAAATCCATTCAGCCAAAACCAAAATCAAAATCAAAATCAGAATCAGCGTAATCAAGGCCGTTCGAACTTTGATGACGATCCATTCGCAAATGATGGAAAGCCGATTGATATCTCTGATGATGACTTACCGTTTTAA
- the rpsF gene encoding 30S ribosomal protein S6, protein MNKYEIMYIIRPNIEDEAKKALVERFNTILADNGAEVEETKEWGKRRLAYEINDLRDGYYMLLQVASKPEAVQEFDRLAKISEDIMRHMVTRKEV, encoded by the coding sequence ATGAATAAATACGAAATCATGTATATCATCCGTCCAAACATTGAAGATGAGGCTAAAAAAGCTCTAGTTGAGCGTTTTAACACAATTTTAGCTGACAATGGTGCGGAAGTTGAAGAAACAAAAGAGTGGGGCAAACGTCGCCTTGCTTATGAAATCAACGATTTGCGTGACGGTTACTACATGCTTCTTCAAGTTGCATCAAAGCCGGAAGCTGTTCAAGAATTTGACCGCTTAGCGAAAATCAGCGAAGACATCATGCGTCACATGGTAACTAGAAAAGAAGTGTAA
- the ychF gene encoding redox-regulated ATPase YchF codes for MALTAGIVGLPNVGKSTLFNAITQAGAESANYPFCTIDPNVGIVEVPDERLQKLTDLVKPKKTVPTAFEFTDIAGIVKGASKGEGLGNKFLSHIRQVDAICHVVRCFADDNITHVSGKVDPIDDVETINLELILADLESVDKRIERVGKLAKQKDKDAVYEHEVLLMLKDAFENDKPARSVEFTDEQMKVVKHLHLLTSKPVLYVANVSEDEVADASNNEYVKAVREFAANEKAEVIVVCAKIESEIAELDGEEKEMFLEELGIEESGLDQLIKASYNLLGLATYFTAGVQEVRAWTFKKGMKAPQCAGVIHSDFERGFIRAETVSYEDLLNAGTMGAAREAGKVRLEGKEYIVKDGDVIHFRFNV; via the coding sequence ATGGCTTTAACCGCTGGTATTGTTGGACTTCCGAACGTAGGGAAGTCAACGCTTTTTAACGCCATTACACAGGCTGGTGCTGAATCAGCAAACTACCCATTCTGTACAATCGACCCTAACGTAGGGATTGTGGAAGTGCCGGATGAGCGTCTTCAAAAGCTTACAGATCTTGTAAAACCAAAGAAAACAGTTCCTACTGCGTTTGAATTTACGGATATTGCAGGAATTGTTAAGGGTGCAAGTAAAGGAGAAGGACTTGGAAACAAGTTTCTTTCACATATTCGTCAAGTAGATGCCATTTGTCACGTTGTGCGCTGTTTTGCAGACGACAACATTACTCACGTTTCAGGAAAAGTAGATCCGATTGATGATGTTGAGACAATCAATCTTGAGTTGATTTTAGCGGATTTAGAGTCTGTAGACAAGCGTATTGAGCGTGTCGGCAAGCTTGCAAAGCAAAAAGATAAAGATGCTGTTTATGAGCACGAGGTTCTGTTAATGCTGAAAGATGCATTCGAAAACGACAAACCGGCCCGCTCTGTGGAATTTACAGATGAACAGATGAAAGTTGTTAAGCATCTTCATTTACTGACAAGCAAACCTGTTTTGTATGTAGCTAATGTCTCTGAAGATGAAGTGGCTGATGCTTCAAACAATGAATATGTAAAAGCAGTTCGTGAATTTGCTGCGAATGAAAAAGCTGAAGTCATTGTTGTATGTGCAAAGATTGAATCCGAAATTGCCGAACTTGATGGAGAAGAAAAAGAAATGTTCCTTGAAGAGCTTGGCATCGAAGAATCAGGTCTTGATCAGCTTATTAAAGCTTCATACAATCTTCTTGGTCTGGCGACTTATTTTACAGCGGGTGTTCAGGAAGTCCGTGCGTGGACTTTCAAAAAAGGAATGAAGGCTCCGCAATGTGCCGGCGTTATTCACTCTGACTTCGAACGCGGCTTTATCCGCGCTGAAACAGTTTCTTATGAAGATCTGCTGAATGCAGGAACAATGGGAGCTGCACGCGAAGCCGGAAAAGTGCGTTTAGAAGGAAAAGAGTACATCGTAAAAGATGGCGACGTTATCCATTTCCGTTTTAATGTTTAA
- a CDS encoding DUF951 domain-containing protein — MVDKEFGINDVVEMKKPHPCGANRWKIIRMGMDIRIKCEGCAHSVMIPRREFARKMKKRLVKHEE, encoded by the coding sequence ATAGTGGACAAGGAATTTGGCATAAATGACGTTGTCGAAATGAAAAAACCTCATCCATGCGGTGCGAATCGCTGGAAAATCATCAGAATGGGCATGGATATTCGCATAAAATGCGAAGGCTGTGCTCACAGTGTGATGATTCCAAGAAGAGAATTTGCCCGGAAAATGAAAAAAAGATTAGTCAAGCATGAAGAATAA
- a CDS encoding mechanosensitive ion channel family protein, translating into MDFINKLIDKMGASLLNEDLWLNFGQGLLKIIGIMILSTILIRVGNVVIGKIFLLRTKSPLRISERRENTLVKLLDNILTYLVYFVALLMILETLSFDVKALLAGAGIVGLAVGFGAQNLVRDIITGFFIIFEDQFSVGDMIRVGQFEGTVEEIGLRTTKIKSWTGEINILPNGNITEVTNFSVNNSVAFVDVSIAYEGDIPKAERVIEDLLLELPDKYEEMVAPPELLGVQNLGPSGVVLRVVSEVLPMKHFHISRVLRKEIKMRLDEHGIEIPYPRMVMYTRQDEGAKQKERMSE; encoded by the coding sequence GTGGATTTTATAAATAAGCTTATAGATAAAATGGGTGCCTCTCTTCTAAACGAAGATCTCTGGCTGAACTTTGGACAAGGACTGCTGAAGATTATTGGCATTATGATCCTTTCAACAATCCTTATTCGAGTCGGAAATGTAGTCATTGGAAAAATTTTCTTGCTGAGAACAAAGTCACCGCTCCGCATTTCAGAGCGGAGAGAAAATACGCTGGTCAAGCTGCTCGATAACATTTTAACGTACCTCGTTTATTTTGTTGCCCTGCTGATGATCCTTGAGACATTAAGCTTCGATGTAAAGGCTCTGCTCGCCGGAGCGGGAATTGTCGGGCTCGCCGTCGGATTCGGTGCACAAAATCTTGTCAGGGACATCATTACAGGATTCTTTATTATTTTTGAAGATCAGTTTTCAGTAGGTGACATGATTCGTGTCGGCCAATTTGAAGGAACTGTTGAAGAAATTGGACTTCGCACGACTAAGATCAAGAGCTGGACAGGAGAAATCAATATTCTGCCAAACGGAAATATAACGGAAGTGACTAATTTCTCCGTCAATAACAGCGTCGCTTTTGTAGATGTCAGTATTGCCTATGAAGGGGATATTCCAAAAGCGGAAAGAGTCATTGAAGATTTATTGCTCGAGCTGCCGGATAAGTATGAAGAAATGGTTGCACCTCCTGAATTGCTTGGCGTACAAAACCTGGGGCCATCGGGAGTTGTCCTGCGTGTAGTCAGTGAGGTCCTTCCTATGAAGCATTTTCATATATCGCGTGTGCTGAGAAAAGAAATTAAGATGAGACTTGATGAGCATGGCATAGAAATTCCCTACCCTCGCATGGTCATGTATACAAGACAGGATGAAGGTGCTAAACAAAAGGAAAGGATGAGTGAATAG
- the yyaC gene encoding spore protease YyaC: MNFKSGFLKPQRDRIYYEDDHAAEHLSSEIKLLLSVRKPIVVLCIGTDRSTGDCLGPLVGTKLIDADLKHFHVYGTLKHPVHAVNLEETIQEIEQTFDNPFILAIDACLGRLKSVGTFQVGSGPIKPGAGVNKVLPEVGDIHINGIVNVSGFMEFFVLQNTRLHLVMTMASIIAESIILAEQQIELKKIPLKTKTSWLNQAKDANFN; the protein is encoded by the coding sequence ATGAATTTTAAATCTGGCTTTTTAAAACCGCAGCGAGACCGAATTTATTATGAAGATGACCATGCGGCTGAACATTTATCATCAGAAATAAAACTCCTTCTTTCTGTACGGAAACCCATCGTAGTCCTATGTATTGGAACAGACCGCTCAACAGGTGACTGTTTAGGCCCTTTAGTAGGCACTAAGCTTATCGATGCTGATCTCAAGCATTTCCATGTTTACGGAACACTCAAGCATCCTGTTCATGCAGTCAACCTTGAAGAAACTATTCAAGAAATAGAACAAACGTTCGATAATCCTTTTATTCTGGCGATTGATGCCTGCTTGGGAAGACTAAAAAGTGTAGGGACATTCCAGGTTGGATCAGGTCCAATCAAGCCTGGTGCAGGTGTAAACAAGGTGCTTCCCGAGGTAGGAGACATTCACATAAATGGAATTGTCAACGTCAGCGGGTTTATGGAATTCTTTGTATTGCAAAATACAAGACTGCATCTCGTCATGACAATGGCTTCTATTATTGCAGAAAGCATCATTCTGGCTGAGCAGCAGATAGAACTTAAAAAAATTCCGTTAAAGACAAAGACCTCTTGGCTTAATCAGGCCAAGGATGCAAACTTCAATTAA
- a CDS encoding DUF554 domain-containing protein: protein MVLLGSLVNAAGIIIGSLLGLLLRRIPESMKQTVMTGIGLFVMVLGLDMALESEQLFIVIISLVFGAVIGEAIDIEKKLHQVGHWLEKKLSRNQTGDFAQGFVSATLIFVIGAMAIVGSLDSGLREDHDILYTKSMIDGFTSMVLSSTLGIGVLLSAVPVFIYEGGIAVFANVIHQYVPESLLEDLISEITAVGGILIFAIGINMLAIKAIRVANLLPSLAVVAVIIVLMKLFN from the coding sequence TTGGTGTTATTAGGAAGTTTAGTAAATGCAGCTGGAATTATCATAGGTTCTCTTTTAGGTTTATTGCTTCGCAGAATACCAGAATCTATGAAACAGACGGTCATGACAGGCATAGGTCTTTTTGTCATGGTATTAGGCCTCGATATGGCACTGGAAAGTGAACAGCTGTTTATTGTGATTATCAGTCTTGTTTTCGGGGCAGTCATTGGAGAAGCCATTGATATTGAAAAGAAACTGCATCAGGTGGGACACTGGCTTGAGAAAAAACTAAGCAGAAATCAAACGGGGGATTTTGCACAAGGCTTTGTATCCGCTACCCTTATCTTTGTCATTGGTGCAATGGCAATTGTTGGATCACTTGATAGCGGATTGAGAGAGGATCATGATATTTTGTACACAAAGTCGATGATTGATGGCTTTACGAGCATGGTTCTTTCAAGTACCCTTGGCATAGGTGTTCTTCTTTCAGCGGTTCCTGTTTTCATATATGAAGGAGGCATCGCTGTATTTGCGAATGTGATTCATCAGTATGTACCGGAATCCTTGCTTGAGGATTTGATCTCAGAGATTACAGCCGTTGGCGGGATACTGATCTTTGCCATTGGTATCAATATGCTTGCTATAAAAGCCATTCGTGTAGCAAACCTCCTGCCAAGCCTGGCGGTTGTTGCAGTCATTATTGTTTTAATGAAATTGTTTAATTGA
- a CDS encoding ParB/RepB/Spo0J family partition protein, which produces MAKGLGKGINALFTNMEVSNDETLQEIKIKDLRPNPYQPRKTFLPGAIEELKESILQHGILQPIIVRKSIKGYEIVVGERRFRAAKAAGLHVVPAVIRELTDQQMMELALLENLQREDLSPIEEAGAYQSLLDHLHITQEELAKRLGKSRPHIANHLRLLSLPDTIQTLISEGKISMGHGRTLLGLKKKDKLKALADKIMIEQLNVRQVELLVQQLNENVPRETKKKAVSQDIFIKERESYLREYFGTSVTIKQQKKKGKIEIEFFSKEDLERILELLEAEQTS; this is translated from the coding sequence ATGGCTAAAGGGTTAGGTAAAGGAATCAATGCTTTGTTTACGAATATGGAAGTAAGCAATGACGAAACACTGCAGGAAATTAAAATAAAAGATCTGCGTCCAAATCCTTATCAGCCCCGCAAAACATTTTTGCCAGGAGCGATTGAAGAACTGAAAGAGTCCATCCTTCAGCATGGCATCCTTCAGCCAATCATTGTGCGTAAGAGTATTAAAGGCTATGAGATTGTCGTGGGTGAGCGCCGTTTCCGTGCAGCGAAAGCAGCGGGCCTTCATGTTGTGCCAGCTGTCATCAGAGAGCTGACAGATCAGCAGATGATGGAGCTTGCGCTTCTTGAAAATCTCCAGCGCGAAGATCTATCTCCAATCGAAGAAGCGGGAGCCTACCAGTCTTTGCTTGATCACTTGCATATTACACAAGAAGAGCTTGCCAAACGTCTAGGGAAAAGCAGACCGCATATTGCGAATCATCTGAGGTTATTGTCTCTTCCAGATACCATTCAAACTCTTATTTCTGAAGGAAAGATTTCAATGGGTCATGGCAGAACACTGCTCGGGCTTAAGAAAAAAGACAAGCTAAAAGCCTTAGCGGACAAAATTATGATAGAACAGCTTAATGTCCGGCAAGTTGAGCTTCTTGTTCAGCAGTTAAACGAAAATGTTCCACGTGAAACGAAAAAGAAAGCTGTCAGTCAGGACATTTTCATTAAAGAAAGAGAATCCTACTTGCGTGAGTATTTTGGCACTTCTGTTACGATTAAGCAGCAGAAGAAAAAAGGGAAAATAGAAATTGAATTTTTCTCAAAAGAGGACTTGGAAAGAATTTTAGAGTTGCTTGAAGCTGAGCAAACATCTTAA
- a CDS encoding ParA family protein, producing the protein MGKIIAIANQKGGVGKTTTSVNLGACLAYIGKRVLLVDVDPQGNATSGIGIEKADVEHCVYDILVDDVDVTEVIKPTAVENLDAIPATIQLAGAEIELVPTISREVRLKRALEKVKHNYDYMIIDCPPSLGLLTINALTASDAVLIPVQCEYYALEGLSQLLNTVRLVQKHLNTDLMIEGVLLTMLDARTNLGIQVIEEVKKYFRDKVYKTIIPRNVRLSEAPSHGQPIIIYDPRSRGADVYLELAKEVVVNG; encoded by the coding sequence GTGGGGAAAATTATTGCCATTGCGAACCAGAAAGGCGGAGTCGGCAAAACGACAACTTCCGTTAATCTTGGTGCGTGCTTAGCATATATAGGAAAACGAGTTCTTCTCGTCGATGTTGACCCACAAGGAAATGCGACAAGTGGTATAGGAATAGAAAAAGCCGATGTTGAACATTGTGTTTATGATATTTTAGTTGATGATGTTGATGTAACAGAAGTCATTAAGCCAACTGCTGTCGAAAATTTGGATGCAATTCCTGCCACTATTCAGCTGGCAGGTGCCGAAATTGAACTTGTGCCAACCATTTCCAGAGAAGTCCGTCTGAAACGTGCGCTTGAAAAAGTAAAACATAATTATGACTATATGATTATTGACTGTCCTCCCTCTTTAGGATTGCTGACAATCAATGCTTTAACAGCTTCAGATGCCGTGCTTATTCCAGTTCAATGCGAGTATTATGCACTTGAAGGATTGAGTCAGCTGCTGAATACTGTGCGATTAGTTCAAAAACATTTAAATACCGATTTAATGATAGAAGGCGTTCTTTTAACAATGCTTGATGCACGCACCAATTTAGGAATTCAGGTTATTGAAGAAGTCAAAAAATATTTTCGCGACAAAGTATATAAAACAATTATTCCCAGAAACGTCCGTTTAAGCGAAGCACCAAGTCATGGACAGCCGATTATTATTTATGACCCGCGCTCACGGGGCGCTGATGTATACTTAGAATTGGCAAAGGAAGTGGTTGTAAATGGCTAA